A genomic window from Triticum urartu cultivar G1812 chromosome 7, Tu2.1, whole genome shotgun sequence includes:
- the LOC125522370 gene encoding protein MOTHER of FT and TFL1 homolog 1-like: protein MAAHVDPLVVGRVIGDVVDMFVPTMPVTVRFGTKDLTNGCEIKPSIADAAPSIQIAGRAGDLFTLVMTDPDAPSPSEPTMKEWLHWLVVNIPGGSDPSQGEEVVPYMGPKPPLGIHRYVLVLFQQKARVLAPAPGGDTAASAMRARFSTRAFAERHDLGLPVAAMYFNAQKEPANRRRRY from the exons ATGGCAGCCCATGTGGATCCCCTTGTGGTTGGGAGGGTGATCGGTGACGTGGTGGACATGTTCGTGCCCACCATGCCGGTGACCGTGCGCTTCGGGACGAAGGACCTGACGAACGGCTGCGAGATCAAGCCGTCCATCGCCGACGCGGCGCCCTCGATCCAGATAGCCGGCCGGGCCGGCGATCTCTTCACCCTG GTTATGACTGATCCGGACGCACCGAGCCCCAGCGAGCCAACCATGAAGGAGTGGCTTCACTG GCTGGTGGTTAACATACCTGGTGGATCAGATCCTTCTCAAG GGGAGGAGGTGGTGCCCTACATGGGTCCGAAGCCGCCGTTGGGCATCCACCGCTACGTGCTGGTGCTGTTCCAGCAGAAGGCGCGTGTGCTGGCGCCGGCTCCCGGCGGCGACACAGCAGCGTCGGCCATGCGCGCGCGGTTCAGCACCCGTGCCTTCGCAGAGCGCCATGACCTGGGGCTCCCCGTCGCCGCCATGTACTTCAACGCGCAGAAGGAGCCggccaaccgccgccgccgctactAG